A stretch of the Acidobacteriota bacterium genome encodes the following:
- a CDS encoding WbuC family cupin fold metalloprotein, protein MNRRPIQSIQQTTLDELLAQARQHPRKRAIQRLHDDDWEHCHRMLNALTPGTYVRPHRHPDKYKGEGFILLRGQLAVLIFNDDGTPDGTVDWAHSRLLAHATGCLGMDIPPGVWHSLVALTDAVIYEVKGQPAGGYVQDSDKDFAPWSPAEGAPEAAAFCRELEALARCLTN, encoded by the coding sequence ATGAACCGACGACCGATTCAATCCATTCAACAAACCACGCTTGACGAATTGCTCGCGCAGGCGCGCCAGCATCCGCGCAAACGCGCCATTCAACGCTTGCACGACGATGATTGGGAACATTGCCATCGCATGTTGAATGCGCTGACGCCCGGCACCTACGTCCGCCCGCATCGCCATCCCGATAAATACAAAGGCGAAGGTTTCATTTTGTTGCGCGGCCAACTGGCAGTCTTGATTTTCAATGACGATGGCACGCCAGACGGCACAGTGGATTGGGCGCACAGCCGGTTGCTGGCGCACGCGACGGGCTGTCTGGGCATGGATATTCCGCCCGGCGTTTGGCACAGCCTGGTGGCGTTGACCGACGCGGTGATTTACGAAGTCAAAGGCCAGCCGGCGGGCGGGTATGTGCAAGATTCAGACAAAGACTTCGCGCCGTGGTCGCCCGCTGAGGGAGCGCCCGAAGCGGCAGCGTTTTGCCGTGAATTGGAAGCGCTGGCGCGTTGCTTGACCAATTGA
- a CDS encoding HAMP domain-containing histidine kinase — protein MRHLAAALKFGWTWWWGFGLLIAVPALALALLGLRAVRAERIEREQQIREQQTQIARLADAALAGALSELENATQRAVEPVTGNDVVFTFEPPGLLIFQRDRIWFGETDAAAKLRAADWLPATQRLIEQAQAAEAQGSLPAASSLYHRLSNVEPKLRGWAELCLARLEQQRGTVGTLALLNDPLWSRVDELSPTGLPLALLICPHVERLPKEERQRFAALLTQTLEHLRGGRWWLSYDERHFYDEELRRLLASVEAQPRVADARLSELAALERFIRVAPPNKYNTATRSFERNGQSAFLVLWTPPTGDAWRGLALAPARAAALSEPALAPLLAGQPFTAALRDAHGELLWGKLPHASPNAFTAPLRAVRGLELVFSGAAQRGWLQRRAWLWYGFILLLLLMLTVGLALTARVVRREVELGRLQNEFIAAVSHEFKSPITSIRLLMERLTSGRVHSVTATGEYHAAINRETDRLERLVNRLLETQQIQAGHRQYNFAPTALGAIIETAVEELHPHAAAKSIRLETRIAAGLPELPLDKLALTDALENLLDNAIKYSPTGTRVTVTAQAVDHTVHIEVCDEGIGIAPDDLPHIFDRFYRARQGDQHSVKGTGLGLALVKAAVEAHGGTVTVVSQPGEGSRFSLRIPTNEQKH, from the coding sequence ATGCGTCATCTCGCGGCTGCGCTCAAATTCGGCTGGACTTGGTGGTGGGGTTTCGGCCTGCTCATCGCAGTGCCAGCGCTGGCGCTCGCGCTCTTGGGCTTGCGCGCCGTGCGGGCCGAGCGCATCGAACGCGAGCAGCAAATCCGCGAACAGCAAACCCAGATTGCCCGCTTGGCTGACGCGGCGCTGGCCGGCGCATTGTCAGAATTGGAGAATGCAACGCAACGCGCGGTTGAGCCTGTGACCGGGAATGACGTTGTCTTTACATTCGAGCCGCCGGGGCTGTTGATCTTTCAGCGCGACCGGATCTGGTTTGGCGAAACCGACGCCGCAGCCAAGCTGCGCGCGGCGGATTGGCTGCCGGCCACGCAACGGCTGATCGAACAGGCGCAGGCGGCAGAAGCGCAAGGCAGTTTGCCCGCGGCGTCGAGCCTTTATCATCGTCTCAGCAATGTTGAACCGAAGCTGCGCGGCTGGGCGGAACTCTGTTTGGCTCGTTTGGAACAACAACGCGGTACGGTGGGGACGCTGGCCTTGTTGAACGATCCGCTGTGGAGCCGCGTTGACGAACTCAGCCCGACCGGCTTGCCGTTGGCGCTGCTCATCTGTCCTCACGTTGAGCGCCTGCCAAAAGAAGAGCGCCAACGTTTCGCGGCGCTGCTGACCCAAACATTGGAGCATTTGCGCGGCGGGCGTTGGTGGTTGAGCTATGATGAGCGCCATTTCTATGATGAAGAGCTACGCCGCTTGCTCGCCAGTGTGGAAGCCCAGCCGCGTGTGGCTGACGCGCGGCTCAGCGAACTGGCGGCGCTCGAACGCTTCATCCGCGTAGCGCCGCCCAACAAGTACAACACCGCCACGCGCAGCTTTGAGCGAAACGGGCAGAGCGCCTTTCTGGTGTTGTGGACGCCCCCAACCGGCGACGCCTGGCGCGGCCTGGCCCTCGCGCCAGCGCGCGCCGCCGCCTTGAGCGAACCCGCGCTTGCGCCGCTGCTGGCAGGCCAACCGTTCACCGCCGCGCTGCGTGATGCGCACGGCGAACTGCTTTGGGGCAAGTTGCCGCACGCTTCGCCGAATGCTTTCACCGCCCCCTTGCGTGCGGTGCGCGGGTTGGAGTTGGTCTTCAGCGGCGCGGCGCAACGTGGCTGGCTGCAGCGGCGCGCGTGGCTATGGTACGGCTTCATCCTGCTGTTGTTGCTGATGCTGACGGTGGGCCTGGCGCTGACGGCGCGCGTGGTGCGCCGCGAAGTCGAATTGGGCCGGCTGCAAAACGAATTCATCGCGGCGGTCAGCCACGAATTCAAAAGCCCCATCACCAGCATCCGCCTGTTAATGGAGCGTCTCACGAGCGGGCGCGTGCACAGCGTCACGGCGACCGGCGAGTATCACGCCGCCATCAACCGCGAAACCGACCGGCTGGAACGACTGGTCAACCGCTTGCTCGAAACGCAGCAGATTCAGGCCGGGCACCGGCAATACAATTTCGCGCCAACTGCGCTGGGCGCAATCATCGAAACGGCCGTCGAAGAATTGCACCCGCATGCCGCAGCAAAAAGCATCCGGCTGGAAACGAGGATTGCAGCGGGGCTGCCTGAACTGCCGCTCGACAAGCTGGCACTGACCGACGCGCTGGAAAACCTGCTCGACAACGCAATCAAATATTCGCCCACAGGCACGCGCGTCACGGTGACGGCGCAAGCCGTGGATCACACCGTGCACATTGAAGTGTGCGACGAAGGCATCGGCATTGCGCCCGACGATTTGCCGCACATCTTCGACCGTTTTTATCGCGCGCGGCAGGGCGACCAGCACAGCGTCAAAGGCACGGGCCTCGGTCTCGCGCTGGTCAAAGCCGCTGTCGAAGCGCACGGCGGCACGGTCACGGTTGTAAGCCAGCCGGGAGAAGGCAGCCGCTTCTCATTGAGGATACCAACCAATGAGCAAAAGCATTGA
- a CDS encoding response regulator transcription factor — protein MARILVVDDEPSIVLAVKDELLFEGYEVDAAADGHAALSKARALRPDVLLLDLMLPGLNGFQICRQLRPEMPDMWIIIFTVRGQEADRITGFAAGADDYVTKPFSLRELVARVKVGLRRQRGNGAQPIAAFGEIELDRQAYRVTKRGAEVALTRKEFEILDLLARHPGAVITRDDFLDQLWGAEVYITHRVIDTHVAALRKKIEDDPNQPKYVLSVRGIGYKLGLLS, from the coding sequence ATGGCGCGCATTCTGGTAGTTGATGATGAACCATCCATCGTCCTCGCGGTCAAAGACGAATTGCTCTTCGAGGGTTATGAAGTGGACGCGGCGGCGGACGGTCACGCGGCGCTCAGCAAAGCGCGCGCGCTGCGGCCCGATGTGTTGCTGCTCGACCTGATGCTGCCGGGGCTGAACGGCTTCCAGATTTGCCGGCAACTGCGCCCGGAGATGCCCGACATGTGGATCATCATCTTCACCGTGCGCGGCCAGGAAGCGGATCGCATCACGGGTTTTGCGGCGGGCGCGGATGATTACGTCACCAAGCCGTTTTCGCTGCGCGAACTGGTCGCCCGCGTCAAGGTGGGCTTGCGCCGCCAACGCGGCAATGGCGCGCAGCCGATTGCCGCCTTCGGCGAGATTGAGCTTGACCGCCAAGCCTATCGCGTGACGAAGCGCGGCGCGGAGGTGGCCTTGACGCGCAAGGAGTTTGAAATCCTCGATCTGCTGGCGCGGCATCCCGGCGCGGTCATCACGCGCGATGACTTTCTCGACCAGCTTTGGGGCGCGGAGGTTTACATCACGCACCGCGTGATTGACACGCACGTCGCCGCGCTGCGCAAGAAGATCGAAGACGATCCGAACCAGCCGAAGTATGTTTTGAGCGTGCGCGGGATTGGTTACAAGCTGGGGCTGTTGTCTTAG
- a CDS encoding PD40 domain-containing protein: protein MQRSRIHLIIAIVSASIALTVFTTFAQQQNPRQLFEHARMLDESNQNLTEAIKLYGQVVKQAQEQRALAARAQLRVGLLYERLGRKAEAQRAFQAVVSQYADQADVVRQAQAKLPKGTNAVASMNHKAATGLTVRRVPIETGMNPSAVSPDGRYLIGENDETKDLIVQDLITGEKRRLMNKPSNKDEWFEDAILSPEGKQIATVWGTNEDRFHELRIMGIDGSGSRLLYRKDTYLWPGNWSPDGKYILTEFDEEKKESMALISVADGSARLLKSVSFEKRPGGISGMYFSPDGRYIAYGYYPPNGSDQHDIAVIASDGSRDVPLVQSPADDQLLGWTPDGKGILFSSDRSGTIDAWVIPVADGKLQGSPELVKHDLGKIWPMGITSNGAFYYGLGRRTIERDMYTATLAPETGKLVGSPVLAKTRYIGFSGGHDWSPDGRYLAYRSQLWLREGNPGVDKLIILNPETGEERAVQTKLRRFSPPRWFPDGKSILVRDQAEGAGLFKIDAETGNTTLLVPEKPGSELFGPVLSRDEKEVFYQNKNILWKRNIETGEEKELYRATTPTKNPALTGNIALSPDGRRFAVKFGQSLIVIPVAGGDTRELLKLREHEPFTSYGTVAWTPDGRNLLFIDGGDKQPELWRIPAGGGEPQQLGQLMEGAFDLRIHPAGRRIAFSASQKKNAEVWVMENFLPATQAQKASVSRR from the coding sequence ATGCAACGTTCTCGAATTCACCTCATCATCGCCATCGTCTCCGCCAGCATCGCGCTGACCGTCTTCACCACGTTTGCCCAGCAGCAGAATCCGCGCCAACTGTTTGAACACGCGCGCATGCTGGACGAAAGCAATCAGAACCTGACCGAAGCCATCAAGCTTTACGGCCAGGTCGTCAAACAGGCACAGGAGCAGCGGGCATTGGCGGCGCGGGCGCAGTTGCGCGTCGGGCTGCTCTATGAACGGCTGGGGCGTAAGGCCGAAGCGCAGCGGGCGTTTCAAGCAGTGGTCAGCCAGTATGCCGATCAAGCTGATGTCGTGCGGCAGGCGCAGGCGAAGTTACCGAAAGGCACGAATGCCGTAGCGAGTATGAATCATAAAGCTGCGACCGGTCTTACAGTCCGACGGGTTCCAATCGAGACTGGCATGAACCCTTCTGCCGTTTCCCCTGACGGTCGTTATCTCATCGGCGAGAATGACGAGACTAAAGACTTAATCGTTCAGGATTTGATTACCGGCGAAAAACGCCGTCTGATGAATAAGCCATCTAATAAGGACGAATGGTTCGAAGACGCCATCCTTTCGCCCGAGGGTAAGCAAATTGCCACTGTCTGGGGGACTAACGAGGATAGATTCCACGAACTGCGCATCATGGGAATTGATGGGAGCGGCAGTCGCCTGCTCTATCGCAAGGATACTTATCTTTGGCCTGGTAATTGGTCGCCGGATGGGAAATACATCCTGACGGAATTCGATGAAGAAAAGAAAGAAAGTATGGCGCTGATCTCCGTGGCTGACGGCTCCGCACGCTTGCTCAAATCGGTGAGTTTTGAAAAGCGTCCGGGTGGCATCAGCGGAATGTATTTTTCACCTGATGGACGTTACATCGCCTATGGATATTACCCGCCGAATGGTTCTGACCAACATGACATTGCTGTCATCGCCAGCGACGGAAGCCGCGATGTCCCGCTCGTGCAATCACCGGCGGATGACCAACTGCTGGGCTGGACGCCGGATGGGAAGGGCATTCTTTTCTCCAGCGACCGTTCTGGAACCATAGACGCCTGGGTGATTCCGGTGGCTGATGGAAAGCTCCAGGGGTCGCCGGAGTTAGTAAAGCATGATCTGGGAAAGATTTGGCCGATGGGAATTACCAGCAATGGCGCTTTCTACTACGGCCTCGGTCGAAGAACGATAGAAAGAGACATGTATACGGCCACGCTTGCTCCTGAGACAGGCAAGCTCGTCGGCTCTCCAGTGCTGGCGAAAACGCGCTACATCGGCTTCAGCGGTGGACATGATTGGTCTCCTGATGGTCGCTACTTAGCCTACAGATCGCAGTTGTGGTTAAGGGAAGGCAACCCGGGAGTAGATAAGCTTATTATTCTGAATCCTGAAACGGGCGAGGAGCGAGCGGTGCAGACTAAACTCAGGCGATTTAGCCCGCCACGCTGGTTCCCTGACGGGAAATCCATCCTCGTGCGCGATCAAGCAGAAGGTGCAGGCCTCTTCAAAATTGACGCCGAAACGGGTAACACCACGCTCCTCGTTCCCGAGAAGCCAGGATCAGAGTTGTTTGGGCCAGTGCTATCACGCGATGAGAAAGAGGTCTTCTATCAGAACAAGAACATCTTATGGAAGCGCAATATTGAAACCGGTGAAGAGAAAGAGCTCTATCGCGCAACAACGCCAACTAAGAATCCGGCCCTCACAGGAAACATTGCACTCTCGCCAGACGGCCGACGATTCGCTGTCAAATTCGGGCAATCCTTAATCGTGATTCCTGTTGCCGGAGGGGATACCCGCGAATTATTGAAGCTGCGGGAACATGAACCATTCACAAGCTATGGCACAGTCGCCTGGACGCCAGATGGACGGAACCTGCTGTTTATTGATGGCGGTGACAAGCAGCCTGAGTTATGGCGCATCCCCGCCGGCGGTGGTGAGCCACAGCAACTTGGACAGCTTATGGAAGGAGCCTTTGATTTGCGTATCCATCCCGCCGGACGGCGCATCGCTTTCTCGGCCTCGCAGAAGAAAAATGCCGAAGTCTGGGTGATGGAGAACTTCCTGCCAGCAACGCAAGCTCAGAAAGCATCCGTGTCACGGCGCTAG
- a CDS encoding thioredoxin family protein, with the protein MLLDRDEFLVTFDPAKADVKLLLATVKGAGYTAQVVTDATKTSAPVTTTLPTGFALLDEALAVAKAENKPLVLDLNAEWCAPCRQLERLTFPDPQVKALLEQTVFLRIDTDKYPDIAQRLGVAGLPDIRFVLPDGVIIRQLRSFQSAASFALELEQLLQKVSRK; encoded by the coding sequence ATGCTGCTCGACCGGGATGAGTTCCTGGTGACGTTCGATCCGGCCAAAGCCGATGTGAAGCTGTTGCTGGCGACGGTGAAAGGTGCTGGTTACACGGCCCAGGTGGTGACGGACGCAACCAAAACCAGCGCGCCGGTCACCACGACATTGCCAACCGGCTTCGCCTTGCTGGACGAAGCGCTGGCCGTGGCAAAGGCCGAAAACAAACCCCTCGTGCTTGATCTGAATGCCGAGTGGTGCGCGCCCTGCCGGCAACTGGAACGGCTGACGTTTCCAGACCCGCAAGTAAAAGCGCTATTGGAACAGACCGTTTTTCTCAGGATTGATACGGACAAATATCCGGACATCGCGCAACGGCTGGGTGTCGCAGGCTTGCCGGACATTCGGTTTGTCTTGCCCGATGGCGTCATCATTCGCCAATTGCGCAGCTTCCAAAGCGCCGCGTCCTTTGCCCTCGAACTCGAGCAACTGCTGCAAAAAGTCTCCCGCAAGTAA
- a CDS encoding P1 family peptidase: protein MPMQRNFIILLLTISLASFSLFYSQLKSQAQSKPRARALGVPFDGTPGPFNAITDVKGVEVGHTTLISGEGKLVVGKGPVRTGVTAIFPQGKNFRDRVFAAWFSLNGNGEMTGTTWLEESGCLGTPILITNTHSVGVVRDAVIEWNARRGMNEGYSGDFSLPVVAETYDGFLNDINGFHVKKEHVFAAIENAKSGLVAEGNVGGGTGMVAHGFKGGIGTSSRMLSAQEGGYTVGVLVQANYGARDLLRIAGVPVGKEINDLRPAPGKKEEGQGSIIVVVATDAPLLPHQLKRVIRRVALGIGVMGGRGENSSGDIFIAFSTANADIAKSNGVAQLTMLPNERINPLFRATADATEEAIVNAMIAAETMTGVNGNMVYALPHDRLREVLKKYNRLAQ, encoded by the coding sequence ATGCCGATGCAGCGGAATTTCATTATCTTGTTGCTGACAATATCTCTTGCCAGCTTCAGCCTGTTTTACTCTCAGCTAAAAAGCCAAGCACAATCTAAACCGCGTGCCCGCGCGCTGGGCGTTCCCTTTGACGGCACGCCTGGGCCATTCAACGCGATCACCGATGTCAAAGGCGTAGAAGTCGGACACACCACACTGATCTCCGGCGAAGGCAAGCTGGTCGTCGGCAAAGGGCCGGTCAGAACCGGCGTGACAGCCATCTTTCCGCAAGGCAAAAACTTTCGCGACCGTGTGTTTGCCGCGTGGTTCTCGCTCAACGGAAATGGCGAGATGACGGGCACGACCTGGCTGGAAGAATCCGGCTGTCTGGGCACGCCGATCCTGATTACCAACACTCACAGCGTCGGCGTCGTGCGCGATGCGGTGATTGAATGGAATGCGCGGCGCGGGATGAATGAAGGCTATTCGGGCGATTTTAGCTTGCCCGTCGTGGCCGAGACTTACGATGGCTTTCTGAACGACATCAACGGCTTTCACGTCAAAAAGGAGCACGTCTTCGCGGCGATTGAAAATGCGAAGTCCGGCCTCGTCGCCGAAGGCAATGTCGGTGGCGGCACAGGCATGGTTGCGCATGGTTTCAAAGGCGGCATCGGCACGTCGTCGCGGATGCTCAGCGCACAGGAGGGCGGCTACACCGTCGGCGTGCTGGTGCAGGCGAACTATGGCGCGCGCGATTTGTTGCGCATTGCCGGCGTCCCGGTCGGCAAAGAAATCAATGACCTCAGACCCGCGCCCGGCAAGAAAGAAGAAGGCCAGGGTTCGATCATCGTCGTCGTGGCGACCGATGCGCCGCTGCTGCCGCATCAATTAAAACGTGTGATCCGGCGTGTGGCGCTGGGCATCGGCGTGATGGGTGGCCGGGGCGAGAATTCTTCGGGCGACATTTTCATCGCCTTTTCCACCGCCAATGCCGACATCGCCAAGAGCAACGGCGTGGCCCAATTGACGATGCTGCCCAACGAACGTATCAACCCGCTCTTCCGCGCCACTGCGGATGCCACCGAGGAAGCCATCGTCAATGCCATGATCGCGGCGGAAACGATGACGGGCGTCAACGGCAACATGGTTTACGCGCTGCCGCACGACCGTTTGCGCGAGGTCTTGAAAAAGTACAACCGGCTGGCGCAATGA
- a CDS encoding DUF1501 domain-containing protein produces MNDTSNGLRARRNFLLQSSAGLCSLALTSMLAEDGFALEQKQPLDPLAPKPPHHRARAKSVIFLFMEGGPSHLDTFDPKPELLKLAGQPMPESFGRPITAMGTASNTIMPSKRVFKNYGQSGIPVSDWLPHTAEHADDLAIIRSCWADGLNHVGSVCQMNTGSILAGRPSLGAWATYGLGTANQNLPTFVVMADGAEVLGGTKNWSAGFLPAVYQGTQFRASANPVYYVTPPETVSDAQQRGKIDFLAQLNRRYSADKPDDSELLARLNSYELAYRMQAAAPEAVDLSKETEATKKLYGIGNPVTDKYGTMCLLARRLVERDVRFIQLYSGSGSAWDAHNNIEGNHSKMCASSDQPIAGLLTDLKARGLLDTTLVVWGGEFGRTPFNEKGDGRDHNPWGFTMWMAGAGIKGGQLIGTTDEIGLKAIEKRAHVHDLHATILHLMGLNQFKTAYKHNGRLEVPTVVEGRVIPELIA; encoded by the coding sequence ATGAATGACACTTCGAATGGGCTGCGCGCCCGCCGTAACTTCCTGCTGCAATCCAGCGCTGGTCTCTGCTCGCTCGCGCTGACCTCAATGCTGGCCGAAGATGGCTTTGCGCTTGAACAAAAGCAGCCGCTTGACCCGCTCGCGCCCAAACCACCGCATCACCGCGCGCGCGCCAAATCAGTGATCTTCTTGTTTATGGAAGGTGGGCCTTCGCACCTGGACACCTTCGACCCCAAACCGGAGTTGCTGAAACTCGCCGGCCAGCCGATGCCGGAATCGTTTGGGCGTCCGATCACCGCGATGGGCACGGCGTCGAATACGATTATGCCGAGCAAGCGTGTGTTCAAAAACTACGGGCAGAGCGGCATCCCGGTCAGCGATTGGCTGCCGCACACCGCCGAGCACGCCGACGATTTGGCGATCATTCGTTCGTGCTGGGCCGATGGCTTGAACCACGTCGGTTCGGTTTGCCAGATGAATACGGGTTCGATCCTGGCCGGGCGGCCTTCGTTGGGGGCGTGGGCGACGTATGGCCTGGGCACAGCGAATCAGAATCTGCCGACCTTTGTCGTGATGGCCGATGGCGCAGAGGTGTTGGGCGGTACGAAGAATTGGAGCGCCGGATTTCTGCCCGCCGTGTATCAGGGCACGCAGTTCCGCGCCAGCGCCAATCCGGTTTATTACGTCACGCCGCCCGAAACCGTCAGCGACGCACAGCAACGCGGCAAGATTGATTTTCTGGCACAACTCAATCGCCGTTATTCCGCCGACAAACCCGATGACAGCGAATTGCTGGCGCGTTTGAATTCGTATGAACTCGCCTACCGCATGCAAGCTGCCGCGCCCGAAGCCGTTGATTTGAGCAAAGAGACCGAGGCGACCAAGAAGCTCTATGGCATCGGCAATCCCGTGACCGACAAATACGGCACGATGTGTTTGCTGGCGCGCCGGCTGGTCGAACGCGACGTGCGCTTCATTCAGCTTTACTCCGGTTCGGGTAGCGCGTGGGATGCGCACAACAACATTGAGGGCAATCACTCGAAGATGTGCGCGTCCAGCGACCAGCCGATTGCCGGGTTGTTGACCGATCTGAAAGCACGCGGCTTGCTCGACACGACGCTGGTCGTCTGGGGCGGGGAATTCGGGCGCACGCCGTTTAACGAGAAAGGCGATGGGCGCGATCACAATCCGTGGGGCTTCACCATGTGGATGGCGGGCGCGGGCATCAAGGGCGGCCAGCTTATCGGCACGACGGATGAAATCGGCTTGAAAGCCATCGAGAAGCGCGCCCACGTGCACGATTTGCACGCCACGATTTTGCATTTGATGGGCCTCAATCAATTCAAGACGGCGTATAAGCACAACGGGCGCTTGGAAGTGCCGACAGTGGTTGAGGGGCGTGTGATTCCTGAATTGATTGCATAA
- a CDS encoding DUF1553 domain-containing protein, translating to MGSFTRFKAVLVALALTGGALAMADDLPFKAELLNHWAYQKVQKPAVPAIKNRAWIKTPVDAFILQKLEASGLTPSARADKITLLRRATFDLTGLPPTPEEVNAFVADRSPRAFEKVVDRLLASPRYGEKWARHWLDLARYAESDGFKADDTRPNIWRYRDYVIKSFNSDKPYDRFIKEQIAGDELWPDDPDALVATGFNRHYPDEYNARNLMQRRQEILNDITDTVGAVFLGTTYGCARCHDHKFDPVLQKDYYKLQAFFAATRAKDDYVLVSRAEQAEYARKRANWEAQTKDLREQIEKLEAPAKQALYDDSFEKYPAEIQTAITMPPEKRDTMQWLMYHKAQWQLHYGFDEDGNGIANKLKGEQKKQWETLREQLAAFDNIKPQPLPIGSGITDVGPEAPKHFLLKGGGYDNYGAEVQPGYLSVIDRHDAKIEPCDKVTSTGRRTTLANWLTDPNNPLVARVLVNRLWHYHFGRGIVGTPNDFGQMREVETHRELLDWLASTFVEQGWSMKKMHRLLMLSNAYQQATTFNEQAAQTDPDNKLLWRFRRQRLSGEEIRDAILAISGQLNRQMGGPSVFPEIPKEMDVRGGWNRKESAEARNRRSIYVFMRRNSRYPMFQAFDLPDSHESCARRNVTTTAPQALNLLNDKVTLSAAQAFAGRVLQTAGADVNAQIAAAYRLAFARQPAADEIAAALSFLQQQAALIQTRLEAKQAVALPRNTPTGLEAAKAAALIDFCHVLFNANEFVYVN from the coding sequence ATGGGCAGCTTCACTCGTTTTAAGGCTGTACTCGTCGCGCTGGCGCTGACTGGCGGTGCCTTGGCAATGGCCGATGACTTGCCATTTAAGGCGGAGCTTTTGAACCACTGGGCTTATCAAAAGGTGCAGAAGCCTGCCGTGCCTGCCATCAAAAATCGCGCCTGGATCAAGACGCCGGTGGATGCATTCATCTTGCAGAAGCTGGAAGCGAGTGGCCTCACGCCCTCAGCGCGCGCCGACAAAATTACCTTGCTGCGCCGTGCGACTTTTGATTTGACGGGTCTGCCGCCGACGCCAGAAGAGGTCAACGCCTTCGTGGCTGACCGTTCGCCGCGCGCGTTTGAAAAAGTAGTTGACCGGCTGTTAGCGAGTCCGCGTTACGGCGAGAAATGGGCGCGGCACTGGCTCGACCTGGCGCGCTATGCCGAGAGCGATGGGTTCAAGGCCGACGACACGCGCCCGAATATCTGGCGCTACCGCGATTACGTCATCAAGTCGTTCAACAGCGACAAGCCCTACGACCGCTTTATCAAAGAGCAAATCGCTGGCGATGAATTGTGGCCGGATGACCCCGACGCGCTGGTTGCAACTGGTTTCAATCGCCACTATCCCGACGAATACAACGCGCGCAACCTGATGCAGCGGCGGCAAGAAATTCTCAACGACATCACGGACACGGTCGGCGCGGTTTTCCTTGGCACGACGTATGGCTGTGCGCGCTGCCACGATCATAAGTTCGATCCGGTCTTGCAGAAGGATTATTACAAGCTGCAAGCCTTCTTCGCTGCGACGCGCGCCAAAGACGATTACGTGCTTGTCTCGCGCGCCGAACAAGCCGAATACGCCCGCAAACGCGCCAACTGGGAAGCGCAGACCAAAGACTTGCGCGAGCAAATCGAGAAGTTGGAAGCGCCCGCGAAACAGGCGCTCTATGACGACAGCTTCGAAAAGTATCCGGCTGAAATTCAAACCGCGATCACCATGCCGCCCGAAAAGCGCGACACGATGCAATGGCTGATGTACCACAAGGCGCAATGGCAACTGCATTATGGCTTTGATGAAGACGGCAACGGCATCGCCAACAAACTGAAAGGCGAGCAGAAGAAGCAATGGGAAACCTTGCGCGAACAACTGGCCGCCTTTGACAACATCAAGCCGCAACCGCTGCCCATTGGTTCAGGCATCACCGACGTCGGGCCGGAAGCGCCCAAGCATTTCTTGCTGAAAGGCGGCGGCTATGACAACTACGGTGCGGAAGTCCAGCCGGGGTACTTGTCGGTGATTGATCGCCACGATGCCAAAATTGAGCCTTGCGACAAGGTCACCTCAACGGGCCGCCGCACGACCTTGGCGAACTGGCTGACCGATCCAAACAACCCGCTGGTGGCGCGTGTGCTGGTCAATCGCCTGTGGCATTACCACTTTGGGCGCGGCATCGTCGGCACGCCCAACGATTTTGGCCAGATGCGCGAGGTTGAGACGCACCGCGAATTGCTGGATTGGCTCGCCTCGACCTTTGTCGAGCAAGGCTGGAGCATGAAAAAAATGCACCGGCTGTTGATGCTCTCGAATGCCTATCAACAGGCGACGACGTTCAATGAGCAGGCGGCGCAAACTGATCCTGATAACAAATTGCTCTGGCGCTTCCGGCGGCAGCGGTTGAGCGGTGAGGAGATTCGCGACGCCATCCTGGCGATCAGCGGGCAACTGAACCGGCAGATGGGCGGGCCGAGCGTCTTCCCCGAAATCCCCAAAGAGATGGACGTGCGCGGCGGCTGGAATCGCAAGGAGAGTGCGGAAGCGCGCAACCGCCGCAGCATCTACGTGTTTATGCGGCGCAATTCGCGTTACCCCATGTTTCAAGCCTTCGACTTGCCGGATTCGCACGAGAGTTGCGCGCGTCGCAATGTCACGACGACGGCGCCCCAGGCGCTGAACCTGCTCAATGACAAAGTGACCTTGAGCGCCGCCCAAGCCTTCGCCGGACGCGTGTTGCAGACGGCGGGCGCGGATGTGAATGCCCAGATTGCGGCGGCGTATCGTTTGGCCTTCGCCCGCCAACCTGCGGCGGATGAGATCGCTGCGGCGTTGAGCTTTTTGCAGCAGCAGGCCGCGCTCATCCAAACGCGGCTTGAGGCAAAGCAGGCGGTCGCATTGCCGCGCAATACCCCAACTGGACTTGAGGCGGCAAAGGCGGCGGCGTTGATTGATTTTTGCCACGTGCTGTTCAATGCGAATGAGTTTGTCTATGTCAACTGA